The Deinococcus sp. Marseille-Q6407 genome has a window encoding:
- a CDS encoding N-acetylmuramoyl-L-alanine amidase, translating to MTRSAPVALSLELRQAAGQNRVFVSLPAGTVPFAPQAGAEGGAAWVELPFELAVQQGRLGTDVPAYAAQGHRLSLTLGPGIGGVRAQFWPAVGSWPPGLVLDLLPVGSEGASIQPRSASQPGPAVAASPAPLPRATPAVPAPAVPTSPKAGPVRASIVLDPGHGGIDPGMTSRWVREADVNLDVALRTARALEAHGVAVTLTRRNDSHLNPDKATDLNLRSRMATTGQVSAFVSVHVNAAASPAAQGIETYYFGQPLAVQGRSLALRENGGGDVGAALTDQAARSAQGVLGDLLSQTKLSFSRRLAALVQAELVAATGAQNRGVRTDAFYVIRSPTTPAILTELGFGSSPAEGPRLASAEYRQRQADALARAVLRFLNAR from the coding sequence GTGACCCGTTCCGCGCCGGTCGCCCTTTCTCTGGAACTGCGGCAGGCGGCCGGGCAGAACCGGGTGTTCGTGTCGCTGCCGGCTGGCACGGTGCCTTTTGCCCCACAGGCCGGGGCGGAGGGTGGCGCGGCCTGGGTGGAGCTTCCGTTTGAGCTGGCCGTGCAGCAAGGCCGCTTGGGCACCGACGTGCCGGCCTACGCGGCCCAGGGCCATCGCCTCAGCCTGACGCTGGGGCCCGGCATCGGTGGGGTGCGCGCCCAGTTCTGGCCGGCGGTGGGCAGCTGGCCGCCGGGACTGGTCTTGGACCTGCTGCCGGTTGGATCAGAGGGCGCTTCCATTCAGCCCCGGTCTGCGTCTCAGCCTGGCCCGGCTGTGGCCGCTTCGCCTGCGCCGCTGCCACGGGCCACCCCGGCCGTGCCAGCGCCCGCTGTTCCCACCTCTCCCAAGGCCGGGCCTGTCCGGGCCAGCATCGTGCTGGACCCCGGACACGGTGGCATTGACCCCGGCATGACCAGCCGCTGGGTGCGCGAGGCAGACGTGAATCTGGATGTGGCGCTCCGCACGGCGCGGGCGCTGGAAGCCCACGGGGTGGCCGTCACCCTGACCCGCCGCAATGACAGCCACCTGAACCCCGACAAGGCCACCGACCTGAACCTGCGCTCGCGGATGGCGACCACCGGGCAGGTCAGTGCCTTTGTCAGCGTGCATGTCAATGCGGCGGCCAGTCCGGCGGCGCAGGGCATCGAAACCTATTATTTCGGGCAGCCACTGGCAGTCCAGGGCCGCAGTCTGGCGCTGCGCGAAAATGGCGGGGGAGACGTGGGCGCCGCGCTCACCGATCAGGCGGCCCGCTCGGCGCAGGGGGTGCTGGGCGATCTGCTCTCGCAGACCAAGCTGAGCTTTTCCCGCCGGCTGGCCGCTCTGGTCCAGGCCGAACTGGTGGCCGCCACCGGGGCGCAGAACCGTGGAGTGAGGACCGATGCCTTTTATGTGATTCGCAGCCCCACCACCCCCGCCATCCTGACCGAGCTGGGCTTCGGGTCCAGCCCGGCAGAAGGGCCGCGCCTGGCTTCTGCCGAGTACCGCCAGCGGCAGGCCGACGCCCTGGCACGGGCGGTGCTGCGCTTTCTGAACGCCCGCTAG
- the rpsP gene encoding 30S ribosomal protein S16, translated as MVKIRLSRFGSAHNPHYRIVVADARRPRDGGYIENLGYYDPRKKSETFLKVDVERAQHWLEQGAQPTATARRLLKSQGVRVR; from the coding sequence ATGGTTAAGATTCGTTTGTCCCGTTTTGGCTCGGCCCACAACCCCCACTACCGCATCGTCGTTGCCGATGCCCGCCGCCCCCGTGACGGCGGTTACATCGAAAACCTGGGCTACTACGACCCCCGCAAGAAGTCCGAAACCTTCCTGAAGGTGGATGTCGAGCGTGCGCAGCACTGGCTGGAACAGGGCGCTCAGCCCACCGCCACCGCCCGCCGCCTGCTGAAGTCCCAGGGCGTGCGCGTCCGCTGA
- a CDS encoding peptidylprolyl isomerase, producing the protein MTAFLGRVWRCGTLLGLLSICPGAVLAAAPAPAGAVPAVATPATVADAAPAQEDLLAVIGSGPSALRLTRADFERAFRLAVGELLNRQGLPLRDDLFQAFAPSRSQFFEQYVRDRKTEYLARQALPDFVYSGPPRIGPQSFARPQGYADYLSGAGYQGEADYLQEMARRALTEAYRQQLLQRFTFSDAAVRNFYDLNRARFVQRDEACARHILVLDEAQARDLRQLLLSGADFALLAQSESRDPGSASRGGDLGCFAPGQTADAFDTALFAGILGAPRVVQTDQGWHVLEVTERRRAGLLPLEQAAPQVRESLARSAAARLLNTQLAQVPAQLFPEHLMGGPQP; encoded by the coding sequence ATGACGGCTTTTCTCGGGCGTGTGTGGCGGTGCGGTACGCTGCTGGGCCTGCTGAGTATCTGCCCCGGCGCGGTGCTGGCGGCCGCGCCTGCTCCGGCGGGCGCTGTTCCGGCTGTGGCGACTCCCGCAACAGTGGCAGATGCCGCCCCTGCTCAGGAGGACCTGCTGGCCGTCATCGGCAGTGGCCCCAGCGCCCTGCGGCTGACCCGCGCCGATTTCGAGCGGGCTTTCCGGCTGGCGGTGGGCGAATTGCTCAACCGCCAGGGCCTGCCGCTGCGCGACGATCTGTTTCAGGCTTTTGCGCCGTCTCGCAGCCAGTTTTTCGAGCAGTATGTCCGCGACCGGAAAACCGAGTATCTGGCCCGTCAGGCCCTACCGGATTTCGTTTACAGTGGGCCGCCGCGCATCGGGCCGCAGTCGTTTGCCCGGCCACAGGGCTACGCCGACTATCTCAGCGGCGCCGGATATCAGGGCGAGGCCGACTATCTGCAGGAAATGGCCCGCCGGGCGCTGACCGAAGCCTACCGCCAGCAACTGCTGCAGCGGTTTACTTTCAGCGACGCGGCCGTGCGGAACTTTTACGACCTCAACCGCGCCCGCTTCGTGCAGCGTGATGAAGCCTGCGCCCGGCATATCCTGGTGCTGGACGAGGCCCAGGCCCGCGACCTGCGCCAGCTACTGCTCTCGGGCGCTGACTTTGCGCTGCTGGCCCAGTCGGAAAGCCGTGACCCCGGCAGCGCATCGCGTGGGGGCGACCTGGGCTGCTTTGCCCCGGGCCAGACGGCTGACGCGTTCGATACTGCCCTGTTCGCCGGCATCCTGGGCGCCCCGCGGGTGGTGCAAACGGACCAGGGCTGGCATGTGCTGGAAGTGACCGAGCGCCGCCGCGCCGGGCTGCTGCCGCTGGAGCAGGCCGCCCCGCAGGTGCGCGAGTCGCTGGCCCGCAGTGCGGCTGCCCGGCTGCTGAACACCCAGCTGGCACAGGTGCCGGCGCAGCTCTTTCCGGAGCATCTGATGGGTGGCCCGCAGCCCTAA
- a CDS encoding VanW family protein, translating into MPENAAPNERPTPPRRSAPWIWGAAALTVLLGSALALSLGQSNGKLAPGVRVGGVDVGGLSTEQAQAQLSGRLPTAPQITVKAGDQSWQVSAAELGWQRDTAAALEQAQAYTTGRSWPERLSHLTGSAQPANFEVSAKVDPQKAAGKLAELTAPLGFAPQDGEVKFDGKAYRYVVAGGREGKRADTQAAAQQFAAHPDQTELTVPFQAVSSQYSPAKLKAQVDKGNALLRPLKVQLKDSDAAITLPVPQVADLYWATRDGIKPDAKAIQKTFDSVLAQVDHPAVPARYVAQGSQWLPKEGRSGYEVQRSEARKIFERDLLNPETKTSVWPAKTTQPSFTVDDLPDPAKLQLIATGESTYDGSSESRRENVRVAAQKLDGYVVPAGQNFSFLQAVGGITAKDGFVSGLIISGGQTVDGLGGGVCQVSTTAFRSLYKAGLPVVERNQHTYRVPYYEPQTGFEAAVYDPGLDLVMKNDTGAPLVVRTLNDNAHSRLRVELWGTKPKREVTVSDAVVTAQMPAPAPHYVLNPNLAPGQRRYVEGSRPGMYLHINRTIKDAKGSHTDRVETRYEPWSGTIEQGPAQ; encoded by the coding sequence ATGCCTGAGAATGCCGCCCCCAACGAACGTCCGACGCCCCCACGCCGCTCCGCCCCCTGGATCTGGGGCGCCGCCGCCCTGACTGTTTTGCTGGGCAGTGCCCTGGCCCTCAGCCTGGGGCAGAGCAACGGCAAGCTGGCTCCCGGTGTGCGGGTCGGGGGCGTGGATGTGGGCGGCCTGAGCACCGAGCAGGCCCAGGCACAGCTGAGCGGGCGCCTTCCCACGGCGCCGCAGATCACTGTGAAGGCCGGCGACCAGAGCTGGCAAGTCAGCGCGGCCGAGCTGGGCTGGCAGCGTGATACAGCTGCTGCACTTGAACAGGCGCAGGCCTACACCACTGGCCGCAGCTGGCCCGAGCGGCTGAGCCACCTGACCGGCTCGGCGCAGCCGGCCAACTTCGAGGTCAGCGCGAAAGTGGACCCCCAGAAAGCCGCCGGAAAGCTGGCTGAGCTGACGGCCCCGCTGGGCTTTGCCCCCCAGGACGGCGAGGTGAAATTTGACGGCAAAGCTTACCGCTACGTGGTGGCTGGCGGCCGCGAGGGCAAGCGCGCCGACACCCAGGCCGCCGCCCAGCAGTTTGCCGCGCACCCCGACCAGACCGAGCTGACAGTACCTTTCCAGGCGGTGTCCTCGCAGTATTCGCCGGCCAAACTGAAAGCGCAGGTGGACAAAGGCAACGCGCTGCTGCGGCCTCTGAAGGTGCAGCTGAAAGATTCGGACGCGGCCATTACCCTGCCGGTGCCGCAGGTGGCGGACCTGTACTGGGCGACCCGAGACGGCATCAAGCCCGACGCCAAAGCCATCCAGAAGACCTTCGACAGCGTGCTGGCGCAGGTAGACCATCCGGCCGTGCCAGCCCGCTATGTGGCGCAGGGAAGCCAGTGGCTGCCCAAGGAAGGCCGCAGCGGATACGAGGTGCAGCGCAGCGAGGCCCGCAAGATCTTCGAGCGCGACCTGCTGAACCCGGAAACGAAGACCTCGGTCTGGCCGGCCAAGACCACCCAGCCCAGCTTCACGGTGGACGACCTGCCCGACCCGGCGAAGCTGCAACTTATCGCCACCGGCGAGAGTACCTACGACGGCAGCAGCGAATCAAGGCGCGAAAACGTGCGGGTGGCCGCCCAGAAGCTGGACGGTTATGTGGTGCCGGCCGGCCAGAACTTCAGCTTCCTGCAGGCGGTGGGCGGCATCACCGCCAAGGACGGCTTCGTGAGCGGGCTGATCATCTCGGGCGGGCAGACGGTGGACGGCCTGGGCGGCGGGGTCTGCCAGGTATCCACCACCGCCTTCCGCAGCCTGTATAAGGCGGGTCTGCCGGTGGTGGAGCGCAACCAGCACACCTACCGGGTGCCCTACTACGAGCCCCAGACCGGCTTTGAGGCGGCGGTGTACGATCCCGGCCTGGATCTGGTGATGAAAAACGACACCGGCGCCCCGCTGGTGGTGCGCACGCTGAACGACAACGCCCACAGCCGCCTGCGGGTGGAACTGTGGGGAACCAAGCCCAAGCGCGAGGTGACGGTCAGCGACGCGGTCGTGACCGCGCAGATGCCGGCCCCGGCGCCGCACTACGTGCTGAACCCCAACCTGGCCCCCGGGCAGCGGCGTTATGTCGAGGGTTCACGCCCCGGCATGTACCTGCACATCAACCGCACCATCAAAGATGCCAAGGGCAGCCACACCGACCGGGTCGAAACCCGCTACGAGCCCTGGTCCGGCACCATTGAACAGGGCCCGGCGCAGTGA
- a CDS encoding DNA/RNA non-specific endonuclease: protein MPRKSASAQTNRTNQTVLSLLGLLVAGAAALWGCGGDLGLPVPSGERVPGALGDPAQCRDEWRGGIPEAAGVSTRLLCRQEYVVLYDPAWHVPRVVGEYLSPTELGGNVQRQDNFVPDPDLPAGESAGLNDYRSSGYDRGHMAPAADFKSSPQAMQESFYLSNMVPQNHHMNTGVWAALESAVRSCAGDRGGVFVLSGPVLSKHPKTIGEGVAVPDSLFKVVVSGKEARAFVIPNRSQPSDTSFSRYEVTPAKVQSLTGLTLFPDGSVPLDQQGRFCSGSFGS from the coding sequence ATGCCGCGCAAGTCAGCTTCCGCCCAGACCAACCGAACCAATCAGACTGTCCTCTCGCTGCTGGGCCTCCTGGTGGCCGGCGCGGCGGCCCTGTGGGGCTGCGGTGGCGACCTCGGGTTGCCGGTGCCTTCCGGTGAACGGGTGCCCGGCGCCCTGGGCGACCCGGCCCAGTGCCGTGACGAGTGGCGCGGCGGCATCCCCGAAGCGGCCGGCGTCTCCACCCGGCTGCTGTGCCGCCAGGAATATGTGGTGCTCTACGATCCGGCCTGGCACGTGCCACGGGTGGTGGGCGAATACCTCTCCCCCACTGAACTGGGCGGCAACGTACAGCGCCAGGACAACTTTGTGCCGGACCCCGACCTGCCAGCCGGTGAGAGCGCCGGGCTGAACGATTACCGCAGCAGCGGCTACGACCGCGGGCACATGGCGCCAGCGGCCGATTTCAAGTCCAGCCCACAGGCCATGCAGGAATCCTTTTACCTGAGCAACATGGTGCCGCAAAACCACCATATGAACACCGGCGTCTGGGCGGCGCTGGAAAGTGCGGTGCGCAGCTGCGCAGGTGACCGGGGCGGGGTCTTCGTGCTGAGCGGGCCGGTGCTGAGCAAACATCCCAAGACCATCGGGGAGGGAGTGGCGGTGCCGGATTCGCTGTTCAAGGTGGTGGTGTCCGGCAAGGAAGCCCGCGCGTTCGTAATTCCCAACCGCTCACAGCCCAGCGACACCAGCTTCAGCCGCTACGAGGTGACGCCGGCCAAGGTCCAGTCGCTGACCGGGCTGACCCTCTTTCCGGACGGCAGCGTGCCGCTGGACCAGCAGGGACGCTTTTGCAGCGGATCGTTCGGCAGCTGA
- a CDS encoding phosphohydrolase: MKKEPAEQETQAGSGCQSGQGTGTFRLEVLDGDPRLAAIQPPEPDRDPQLRFETPKAKLIDAAQASLRSDLSDAPRALAAFEALQNDPEALAHWDMANYITMRKLGYNDHGRVHAFITGAAGITITHLLLGGGVKPDLIGSGIGDEDDVLLTVILSTMLHDIGNQVHRAGHEVHGVNLAIPILDRIMTPLYSDPFKRIKVRSFILGAINCHDLNPPPLTIEGGITAVADGTDITKGRGRKAFKMGSVDIHSISALAVDQVVIEPGRERPVRISVTMNNSGGIFQVEEVLASKVINTPLRDYIELHAATRPSGDEQILTRVRLEGSQFVVALEDGDKVAVAMDNAAAEAAEAQAAAAPVPEP, translated from the coding sequence ATGAAAAAGGAGCCGGCAGAGCAGGAAACCCAAGCGGGCAGCGGGTGCCAGAGCGGACAGGGCACCGGCACCTTCCGGCTGGAGGTGCTGGACGGTGATCCCCGCCTGGCCGCCATTCAGCCGCCGGAGCCGGACCGCGACCCGCAGCTGCGCTTCGAGACGCCCAAGGCCAAGCTGATTGACGCGGCGCAGGCGTCGCTGCGCTCGGACCTCAGCGACGCGCCCCGGGCGCTGGCCGCTTTCGAGGCGCTGCAAAACGACCCCGAAGCCCTGGCGCACTGGGACATGGCGAACTACATCACCATGCGCAAGCTGGGTTACAACGATCACGGCCGGGTCCACGCCTTCATCACCGGCGCGGCGGGCATCACCATCACCCATCTGCTGCTGGGCGGCGGGGTTAAGCCGGACCTGATCGGGAGTGGAATCGGAGATGAGGACGACGTGCTGCTGACGGTGATTCTCAGCACCATGCTGCACGACATCGGCAACCAGGTGCACCGCGCCGGGCACGAAGTCCACGGGGTCAACCTGGCAATTCCGATTCTGGACCGGATCATGACGCCGCTGTACAGCGACCCCTTCAAGCGGATCAAGGTGCGATCTTTTATCCTGGGCGCCATCAACTGCCACGACCTGAACCCGCCGCCCCTGACCATCGAAGGCGGCATCACGGCTGTGGCCGACGGCACCGACATCACCAAAGGGCGCGGCCGCAAGGCTTTCAAGATGGGCAGCGTGGACATCCACTCCATCAGCGCACTGGCGGTGGATCAGGTGGTGATTGAGCCGGGCCGGGAGCGCCCGGTGCGGATCAGCGTGACCATGAACAACTCCGGCGGCATCTTTCAGGTGGAGGAGGTGCTGGCTTCCAAGGTGATCAACACCCCGCTGCGGGATTACATCGAGCTGCACGCGGCCACCCGGCCCAGCGGCGACGAGCAGATTCTGACCCGGGTGCGGCTGGAAGGCAGCCAGTTCGTGGTGGCCCTGGAAGACGGCGATAAGGTGGCGGTGGCGATGGACAACGCCGCAGCCGAGGCCGCCGAAGCGCAGGCCGCCGCGGCGCCAGTGCCGGAGCCCTGA
- a CDS encoding glutaredoxin family protein yields the protein MTDSPAAFPTPVFYTRSGCKLCQQAETLLLEWDLPFERMDIAGDDRLIELYGHHVPVLTLPLPGGERTLHRGPLARTQLPALRLRLIRLRREQAAAPARLLN from the coding sequence ATGACCGACTCACCTGCCGCCTTCCCCACCCCGGTTTTCTACACCCGCAGCGGCTGCAAGCTGTGCCAGCAGGCCGAAACGCTGCTGCTGGAATGGGACCTGCCCTTTGAACGCATGGACATTGCCGGCGACGACCGGCTGATCGAGCTTTACGGCCATCACGTGCCGGTGCTGACCCTGCCGCTGCCCGGCGGCGAAAGAACCCTGCACCGTGGCCCGCTGGCCCGCACCCAGCTGCCGGCGCTGCGGCTGCGGCTGATCCGGCTGCGGCGCGAGCAGGCGGCGGCCCCGGCACGGCTGCTCAACTGA
- a CDS encoding MFS transporter codes for MLWHQRSFGVWLLATAQNSFGSALSAAAVSFLVLEQTGDGAALALTLALGFLPALLLPLVGVWTDRLPLQWPLVSAAVLGGAVQLALAGAALNLSALGWTAIPAGWLFAAALIGGLASVWAQPAAQSAVPLLVGADGLSWANGLLTGTRQTATLLGFLAGGGLVALAGALAALLVDGLTYLIAALLTGLLVKFPPRPSRLPAASPLAELRAGVQTLWQTRSLRLLPWLLLALNAAGAPLEVLIPAEMERLGAGAAGYSGFLTAQMLGSLLAGAGTAWAGQHLPARAAVLGWGLGAVGLLLLAGLPAAIGTAVPLAWAAAALFGFGMALSNVLIMTLVGQSVPSEQLGRVFGVLGSVSMLGMPLTLLALAAWVGRVPAPGTSFWHWRLLWCCALLPYGAPLPALGGRREQVPELPLGSLGPARCTCFTPPAAPRRIRQR; via the coding sequence ATGCTCTGGCACCAACGTTCCTTTGGGGTGTGGCTTCTGGCCACCGCGCAAAACAGTTTCGGCTCGGCCCTTTCGGCGGCGGCAGTCAGCTTTCTGGTTCTGGAGCAGACGGGAGACGGGGCGGCCCTCGCCCTGACGCTGGCCCTGGGATTCCTGCCGGCTCTGCTGTTGCCACTGGTGGGTGTGTGGACAGACCGGCTGCCTCTGCAGTGGCCGCTGGTGAGCGCGGCGGTGCTGGGCGGCGCGGTGCAGTTGGCCCTGGCCGGGGCGGCGCTCAACCTGTCTGCTCTGGGCTGGACAGCCATTCCGGCCGGCTGGCTTTTTGCGGCGGCTCTTATTGGCGGCCTCGCCAGTGTCTGGGCGCAGCCGGCAGCGCAAAGTGCGGTGCCGCTGCTGGTCGGTGCCGATGGCCTGAGCTGGGCCAACGGGTTGCTGACGGGCACGCGGCAAACGGCCACCCTGCTCGGCTTTCTGGCGGGGGGTGGGCTGGTGGCGCTGGCAGGCGCCCTAGCTGCACTGCTGGTTGATGGGCTGACTTACCTGATAGCTGCACTGCTGACGGGTCTGCTGGTAAAGTTTCCGCCCCGCCCCTCGCGGCTGCCGGCCGCCTCCCCGCTGGCTGAACTCCGCGCCGGGGTCCAGACCTTGTGGCAGACACGGTCTCTGCGTCTGCTGCCCTGGCTGCTGCTGGCCCTGAACGCGGCGGGCGCTCCCCTGGAGGTGCTGATCCCGGCCGAAATGGAACGCCTGGGTGCAGGCGCAGCTGGTTACAGCGGCTTTCTGACCGCTCAGATGCTGGGCAGCCTGCTGGCCGGAGCTGGGACTGCCTGGGCCGGGCAGCACCTGCCGGCCCGCGCCGCCGTGCTGGGCTGGGGGCTAGGCGCGGTGGGTCTGCTGCTGCTTGCCGGCCTGCCAGCTGCCATAGGCACTGCTGTGCCGCTTGCCTGGGCAGCAGCGGCGCTGTTCGGCTTCGGAATGGCTCTCAGCAATGTCCTGATCATGACTCTGGTGGGTCAGAGTGTTCCGTCTGAGCAGCTGGGACGGGTCTTTGGCGTGCTGGGCAGTGTAAGCATGCTAGGCATGCCCCTGACCCTGCTGGCGCTGGCCGCCTGGGTGGGCCGGGTGCCGGCACCGGGGACCTCTTTCTGGCACTGGCGGCTACTCTGGTGCTGTGCGCTGCTGCCTTATGGCGCACCCTTGCCGGCGCTGGGGGGGCGCAGGGAGCAGGTGCCTGAGCTGCCCTTGGGGAGTCTGGGGCCAGCCCGGTGCACCTGCTTTACTCCGCCAGCAGCGCCTCGACGAATTCGGCAGCGTTGA
- a CDS encoding enoyl-CoA hydratase-related protein, with protein MTLFDELEFSNLQLDQHGSLAVLTINRPKALNALNSDTLTEIGQVVDLIAENADISALIVTGAGEKAFVAGADISELSELNNVYSGRELSLSGQEVMQSLNNLPLPTIACIQGFALGGGLELALACDIRIASPRARMGLPEASLGVIPGFGGTQRLPRLIGAGRALDMLITGRQVDAEEALQMGLVNYVSDEPLSKAREVAEQMIRNAPISLALIKEAVRRGAHISVEEGMEIEADLFGMAVATSDFAEGTRAFLDKRRPEFKGE; from the coding sequence ATGACCCTCTTTGATGAACTGGAATTCTCCAACCTGCAGCTGGACCAGCACGGCTCCCTGGCAGTGCTGACCATCAACCGGCCCAAGGCACTGAATGCCCTGAACAGCGATACCCTGACGGAAATCGGACAGGTGGTGGACCTGATTGCCGAGAACGCCGACATCAGCGCCCTGATCGTGACCGGCGCCGGCGAGAAGGCTTTTGTGGCCGGGGCCGATATCAGTGAGCTGAGTGAACTGAACAATGTCTACTCGGGCCGCGAGCTGTCGCTGAGCGGGCAGGAAGTGATGCAGTCGCTGAATAACCTGCCGCTGCCCACCATCGCATGCATTCAGGGCTTTGCCCTGGGCGGCGGCCTGGAGCTGGCGCTGGCCTGTGACATCCGGATCGCCTCGCCGCGTGCCCGAATGGGCCTGCCCGAAGCCAGCCTGGGCGTGATTCCTGGCTTTGGCGGCACCCAGCGCCTGCCACGCCTGATCGGAGCCGGCCGCGCGCTGGACATGCTGATAACTGGCCGCCAGGTTGACGCCGAGGAAGCGCTGCAGATGGGCCTGGTGAACTATGTCTCCGACGAGCCGCTGAGCAAGGCCCGTGAAGTGGCCGAGCAGATGATCCGCAACGCCCCGATTTCGCTGGCGCTGATCAAGGAAGCGGTACGCCGGGGCGCACACATCAGCGTGGAAGAAGGCATGGAAATCGAGGCCGACTTGTTCGGCATGGCGGTTGCCACCAGCGACTTTGCCGAAGGCACCCGCGCCTTTTTGGACAAGCGCCGGCCTGAATTCAAGGGCGAGTAA
- the ftsY gene encoding signal recognition particle-docking protein FtsY: MTWADRLRGGLQKTRAQLNQNAGFLGRDLRSYARNAEVLEDLEMALLAADVGGPATAEILESVQSSRRPDLLAALSDALIEQLQPPGQAEEDDSGLSPWFQPAVTPSPVQPAGHVVMVIGVNGVGKTTTIAKLGQHYMEHGKSVMFAAGDTFRAAAGAQLEVWGDRLGVPVIQGREGGDPAAVAFDAASSRKARGTDLLLVDTAGRLHNQHNLMQELQKVHRVIGKADEGEPAEVWMVLDAVTGQNGLQQAKKFNESVPLSGVVVTKLDGTAKGGILIPIVRELGVPIKFIGVGEQADDLQPFNAAEFVEALLAE; this comes from the coding sequence ATGACATGGGCAGATCGACTGCGCGGGGGGCTGCAAAAAACCCGCGCCCAATTGAATCAGAATGCCGGCTTTCTGGGCCGGGATCTCCGTTCTTACGCCCGCAACGCCGAGGTGCTCGAAGACCTGGAAATGGCCCTGCTGGCCGCCGACGTGGGTGGCCCCGCCACGGCCGAGATTCTGGAAAGCGTGCAGAGCAGCCGCCGGCCCGACCTGCTGGCAGCGCTGTCCGACGCCCTGATCGAGCAGCTGCAGCCGCCCGGACAGGCCGAAGAAGATGACAGCGGCCTGTCCCCATGGTTCCAGCCGGCCGTGACGCCCTCGCCGGTGCAGCCGGCTGGGCACGTGGTGATGGTGATCGGTGTGAACGGGGTGGGCAAAACCACCACCATTGCCAAGCTGGGCCAGCACTACATGGAGCACGGCAAAAGCGTGATGTTCGCTGCCGGCGATACTTTCCGTGCCGCCGCCGGTGCCCAGCTGGAAGTCTGGGGCGACCGCCTGGGCGTGCCGGTCATTCAGGGCCGCGAGGGCGGCGACCCTGCCGCTGTGGCGTTCGACGCCGCCAGCTCGCGCAAGGCCCGCGGCACCGACCTGTTGCTGGTGGATACCGCCGGGCGACTGCACAACCAGCACAACCTGATGCAGGAGCTGCAAAAGGTGCACCGGGTCATCGGCAAGGCCGACGAGGGCGAACCGGCCGAAGTCTGGATGGTGCTGGACGCCGTGACCGGCCAGAATGGCCTGCAACAGGCCAAGAAATTCAACGAGTCGGTGCCGCTGAGCGGCGTGGTGGTCACCAAGCTGGACGGCACCGCCAAGGGCGGCATCCTGATTCCCATCGTGCGCGAGCTGGGGGTGCCGATCAAGTTTATCGGGGTGGGTGAACAGGCCGACGACCTGCAACCCTTCAACGCTGCCGAATTCGTCGAGGCGCTGCTGGCGGAGTAA
- a CDS encoding MFS transporter encodes MPPKIPQPVPGPPHPAVLSAFWFGTAFHWLVLLLIAMPAGVVQFMGEAAKGTWLGLLTAVGALVALVLPPIVGAQSDRSGRRLPYLRWGLTINLLGLAVMGGAVAGLSGTAGFGVFVLGFLLVQFGNNYATAPYSALIPQLVPVQQRGHYSGVMATLQAVGQLLAAGSTFAIAALHLPPAANYLLIAAVLSLPALITLRGVAGADQAAAPQPSPASSAGSTAPSLSLRELFAYPPFFWVFWTRVLFALGQYSVQPFLNYYNRDVLRQSNPEQSTSVMLAAIIVASIVSALLGGQLSDRLGRKPVIYAAGGMMALAAVLLILNGSYLPALGIAALFGLGFGAFTSVDWALGSDALPSENSYARDMGVWHVAFVAPQVVSLPMGSLLDSLNRGGGTAGYTAVFGLAALFFVAGILLVRRVPERAGPAAP; translated from the coding sequence ATGCCCCCCAAAATCCCACAGCCTGTCCCCGGGCCGCCGCATCCGGCTGTCCTGTCCGCTTTCTGGTTCGGTACCGCTTTTCACTGGCTGGTGCTGCTCTTGATTGCCATGCCGGCCGGCGTGGTGCAGTTTATGGGCGAGGCGGCCAAGGGCACCTGGCTGGGCCTGCTGACAGCGGTGGGCGCGCTGGTGGCGCTGGTGCTGCCGCCTATCGTGGGAGCGCAGAGTGACCGCAGCGGCCGGCGGCTGCCCTACCTGCGCTGGGGGCTGACGATCAACCTGCTGGGGCTGGCGGTGATGGGCGGCGCGGTGGCCGGGCTGAGCGGCACGGCCGGATTCGGGGTGTTCGTGCTGGGTTTCCTGCTGGTGCAGTTTGGCAATAATTACGCCACCGCGCCCTACTCGGCGCTGATTCCGCAGCTGGTGCCGGTGCAGCAACGCGGCCACTACTCGGGCGTGATGGCGACCCTGCAGGCAGTGGGGCAGCTGCTGGCCGCCGGCAGCACATTTGCCATCGCGGCGCTGCACCTGCCCCCGGCCGCCAACTATCTGCTGATTGCCGCCGTGCTGTCCCTGCCGGCCCTGATCACGCTGCGGGGCGTGGCTGGCGCCGACCAGGCCGCCGCTCCACAACCCTCCCCGGCATCTTCTGCTGGCTCCACAGCTCCCAGCCTCAGCCTGCGGGAGCTGTTCGCCTATCCGCCCTTTTTCTGGGTGTTCTGGACCCGGGTGCTGTTTGCGCTGGGCCAATACTCGGTGCAGCCTTTCCTGAACTACTACAACCGCGATGTCCTGCGCCAGAGCAACCCCGAGCAGAGCACCTCGGTGATGCTGGCGGCCATCATCGTGGCCAGCATCGTGAGCGCCCTGCTGGGCGGGCAACTGAGCGACCGGCTGGGCCGCAAACCGGTGATTTATGCCGCCGGCGGGATGATGGCGCTGGCCGCCGTGCTGCTGATTCTGAACGGCAGTTATCTCCCGGCGCTGGGCATTGCCGCGCTGTTTGGGCTGGGGTTCGGGGCCTTTACCAGTGTGGACTGGGCACTGGGCAGCGACGCCCTGCCCAGCGAAAATAGCTACGCCCGCGATATGGGCGTCTGGCACGTGGCCTTTGTGGCGCCGCAGGTGGTCAGCCTGCCGATGGGCAGCCTGCTGGACAGCCTCAACCGCGGCGGGGGCACCGCCGGGTACACGGCCGTGTTCGGGCTGGCGGCGCTGTTTTTCGTGGCCGGGATTTTGCTGGTGCGCCGGGTGCCGGAGCGGGCCGGGCCAGCTGCTCCCTAA